A DNA window from Candidatus Protochlamydia naegleriophila contains the following coding sequences:
- a CDS encoding dihydroorotase: protein MITIKNIKTLDEQLTTITLPSSRDEIIEANGQLLLLPGLVDPHISLGDPQQEAWKSATQAALRGGITTAIDIPLQNIPYATNESLQKKRKVVDEELAALSAPLHCLFYATGSPTETEQLGLAKKLLQGVALLLGSAQLKKKDAAWDRLFQMAAWEDLPIIINAKNENSASTDTSKEEESLLEKAIYYAERQNTRLYVLNVSNKHELELIREGKKRSLLIYSETTPHHLFSNQEEDSTALWEALNANVIESIGSGFSVADQNPASKIIFQNETYDFANPIFLLPQLLTAAHAGKIAIEKLVQALCYNVNEIFNLPNGRNDAVLVNLEQERTIQKMQNGRSLEITLKGWPAYTIIEGQIFHHP, encoded by the coding sequence ATGATTACGATCAAAAACATCAAGACGCTAGATGAACAACTCACCACGATTACACTGCCTTCATCCCGAGATGAAATCATCGAAGCCAATGGCCAGCTTCTCCTCCTGCCTGGCCTAGTCGATCCCCACATCAGCTTGGGTGATCCTCAACAAGAGGCATGGAAATCAGCCACTCAAGCTGCCCTTAGAGGAGGAATCACGACTGCCATCGATATTCCGTTGCAAAATATCCCCTATGCCACAAATGAAAGCCTCCAAAAGAAAAGAAAAGTTGTCGATGAAGAGCTAGCGGCACTTTCAGCTCCCCTCCATTGCCTGTTTTATGCAACGGGCAGTCCTACAGAGACCGAGCAATTAGGCCTGGCTAAAAAATTATTGCAGGGTGTGGCATTGCTTTTGGGAAGCGCTCAGCTCAAAAAGAAGGATGCAGCCTGGGACCGCTTATTTCAAATGGCTGCTTGGGAAGACTTACCGATTATTATTAACGCAAAAAACGAAAATAGCGCTTCCACCGACACTAGCAAAGAAGAAGAGAGCCTGCTTGAAAAAGCGATTTATTATGCAGAAAGACAAAATACCCGTCTGTACGTTTTAAATGTTTCAAACAAGCATGAACTGGAACTGATTCGCGAAGGAAAAAAAAGATCGTTGTTAATCTATTCAGAAACCACACCTCACCATCTCTTTTCAAACCAAGAAGAAGATAGCACAGCATTATGGGAAGCGTTAAATGCGAATGTCATCGAATCCATCGGAAGCGGTTTTAGTGTCGCCGATCAGAATCCAGCCTCCAAAATTATTTTTCAAAATGAAACCTATGATTTTGCTAATCCCATCTTTTTGCTGCCGCAACTCCTAACAGCTGCTCATGCAGGCAAAATTGCCATCGAAAAACTCGTACAAGCTCTTTGCTATAATGTGAACGAAATTTTCAATCTGCCAAATGGCCGCAACGATGCAGTCTTGGTCAATCTGGAGCAAGAGCGCACCATTCAAAAAATGCAGAATGGCCGTTCGCTAGAGATTACCTTAAAGGGATGGCCGGCCTATACAATAATAGAAGGGCAAATTTTCCATCACCCTTAA
- a CDS encoding tRNA-binding protein has translation MITYQEFEKVDIRVGTIIQADLFPQARKPAYQLRIDFGEKIGIKRSSAQITQHYQLQELIGKQVLAVVNFAPKQIGPFVSEVLVLGLSDPIGQIVLIAPDKQVPNGGKLH, from the coding sequence GTGATTACCTATCAAGAGTTTGAAAAGGTGGACATACGCGTAGGTACAATTATTCAAGCCGACCTATTTCCGCAGGCTCGTAAACCTGCTTATCAGCTGCGCATTGATTTTGGCGAGAAGATTGGGATCAAACGATCTTCCGCACAAATAACGCAGCACTATCAACTGCAAGAGCTCATCGGCAAGCAAGTTTTAGCCGTTGTCAATTTTGCTCCTAAGCAAATTGGCCCTTTTGTATCTGAAGTCTTAGTATTGGGATTAAGCGATCCGATCGGGCAGATTGTACTAATTGCGCCTGACAAGCAAGTTCCAAATGGTGGAAAACTCCATTGA
- a CDS encoding AI-2E family transporter encodes MATDKDDTGKQGDVKLVFSPWYYSKFFKYAFGTLLVLTIILIFYHVASILTPIVNFMSSLFIPIVFSFLFYYLLRPIVHFFEKFKISRFFSILITYVLIGIALVVFFAYLFPILAAQIAAIANTSVTTLEKFKNSSQSIVLWTGLKFNLEGEIQQRLLNLIQHGTAILSQNLLDIVGYITRIATILAVIPFIVFYLLKDDHLFAKGFMQHLPGDFGEEVHKILGNIDETLSNYINGLVLISFSVGSMLFAGYMIIGLKYALILSIMALILTSIPYLGPFLAITPAMLIGLSESPAMTLKVIAVFIIVQQIESNIISPQIMGQRLKIHPLTLILLLLAAGSLYGLIGLLLATPFYAIFKVLAENLYKIYLLRYTRIQAKLSNP; translated from the coding sequence ATGGCTACGGATAAAGACGATACAGGCAAACAGGGAGATGTTAAGCTAGTATTCTCTCCTTGGTATTACAGTAAATTTTTCAAGTATGCCTTTGGAACCTTGCTCGTTTTAACCATCATTTTGATCTTCTACCACGTTGCCTCCATCTTGACGCCGATTGTCAATTTTATGTCGTCTCTATTTATTCCGATCGTCTTCTCTTTTCTTTTTTACTATTTGTTGCGGCCCATTGTTCATTTTTTTGAAAAATTCAAAATCTCCCGCTTCTTTAGCATTTTGATTACCTATGTCTTAATCGGCATTGCCTTAGTCGTTTTTTTTGCTTACCTCTTCCCTATTCTAGCCGCGCAGATTGCAGCGATTGCCAATACGTCTGTTACGACGCTTGAAAAGTTTAAGAACTCTTCCCAATCCATTGTTCTTTGGACGGGTTTGAAATTTAATTTAGAAGGAGAGATTCAGCAAAGGCTGCTCAATTTGATTCAGCATGGAACAGCTATTTTGAGCCAAAACCTTTTAGACATTGTGGGGTATATCACCCGCATTGCAACCATTTTAGCCGTTATTCCCTTCATTGTCTTTTATTTGCTAAAAGACGATCACCTATTTGCAAAAGGCTTTATGCAACATCTTCCCGGAGATTTTGGGGAGGAGGTTCACAAAATATTGGGTAACATTGATGAGACATTGTCCAACTATATCAATGGACTCGTTTTGATTTCTTTTAGTGTAGGATCCATGTTGTTTGCCGGCTACATGATCATCGGCTTAAAGTATGCCCTCATCCTTTCCATCATGGCTTTGATTCTTACATCGATTCCCTACTTAGGCCCTTTTTTGGCCATCACACCTGCCATGCTGATCGGTTTATCAGAGAGTCCTGCCATGACCCTAAAGGTCATTGCGGTGTTCATCATTGTGCAGCAAATTGAATCAAATATTATTTCCCCTCAAATCATGGGACAGCGGCTCAAAATCCACCCTCTTACCCTCATTCTGTTGCTATTGGCTGCCGGCTCTTTATACGGTTTGATTGGATTGCTGCTAGCCACTCCTTTTTATGCCATTTTCAAGGTCTTGGCAGAGAATTTGTATAAAATCTATCTACTGCGGTACACAAGAATACAAGCGAAATTATCTAATCCTTAA
- the alaS gene encoding alanine--tRNA ligase encodes MLTQTIRRQFLDYFKKNHHAIISSSSVVPHDDPTLLFNNAGMNQFKDVFLGKSHRDYNRATTSQKCIRVGGKHNDLENVGHTSRHLTFFEMLGNFSFGDYFKAQAIQFAWEVSTQVFGFEADRIWPTVFRDDDEAFELWTQYVPAERITRFGEKENFWAMGDTGPCGPCSELLYDRGSQFGSATKPIEDASGERFLEFWNLVFMQYNRQPSGIQEPLPKPSIDTGAGLERVVNLRMGVNSVFETDILRSIIAQVEQISGIAYHPQEANAAAFRVIADHLRCLSFAIADGVQPSNVDRGYVLRKVLRRAVRYGRLLKMEKPFLAEVLPQLVSTMGSDYPELVKGQERIAEILTLEEEAFIRTLKRGGNILSQIIEKSQQSDHIISGDDAFKLKDTYGLPIEEILLIAKDSELTIDEPRYLQLEEEAKQRSRNVHKVIHQMAGENVYADFVKQYGETKFSGYIHDSAEGSIIGLVVDGEFVQEMQEGQEGLVFLTDTPFYAEMGGQVGDTGRLEGPQQTFIVQDCVAPYKGLVAHKGKLEKGTLVVGETVTASIDRNRRQKIANNHTATHLLHWALHRVLGEHVKQAGSVVDPLRLRFDFSHHKALSLEEIRQIEDLVNEKIRENLPVKVYDIRYDEAQKRDDIKQFFGEKYGSSVRVIDIDFSKELCGGTHTSAVGTIGLFRIAKESSIAAGVRRIEAVTGAEAALLQRQDEDSLLKLAQILKAPIHQIQERLEKLLEENKQFTNELKEAKKGQLNILAENLASQAEKKGELSFLVAEAPLSIEELRLCIDLVAEKLPSSVIVLGTALPDKCQIMVKVSDDWVKQGLSAHDIIKTVMPLVEGSGGGKQQAAQGGGKNPLKLPEALQRAKDFLTEKVSNH; translated from the coding sequence ATGTTAACACAAACCATTCGCCGTCAGTTTTTAGATTATTTTAAAAAAAATCATCATGCAATTATTTCTTCATCTTCCGTCGTCCCGCACGACGATCCTACCCTTTTATTCAACAATGCGGGCATGAATCAATTTAAAGATGTTTTCCTCGGCAAGAGTCATCGCGATTACAATCGAGCAACGACTAGTCAAAAGTGCATCCGTGTGGGTGGAAAACATAACGACTTGGAAAACGTTGGCCATACGAGCCGCCACCTGACCTTTTTCGAAATGTTGGGGAACTTTTCCTTTGGCGACTACTTTAAGGCGCAAGCCATCCAATTTGCCTGGGAAGTTTCCACACAGGTGTTTGGATTCGAAGCCGATCGCATCTGGCCAACTGTATTTAGAGACGATGACGAAGCCTTTGAGTTGTGGACACAATATGTTCCAGCAGAGCGCATTACCCGTTTTGGTGAGAAAGAAAACTTCTGGGCCATGGGCGATACAGGCCCGTGTGGTCCATGCTCAGAGCTATTATATGACAGGGGCTCTCAGTTCGGATCAGCCACCAAACCGATTGAAGATGCATCAGGCGAGCGCTTTTTAGAGTTTTGGAACCTTGTATTCATGCAATACAACAGGCAGCCGTCAGGCATTCAAGAACCTCTTCCCAAGCCATCGATAGATACAGGCGCCGGATTAGAACGAGTCGTCAATCTTAGAATGGGTGTGAACAGCGTTTTTGAAACCGATATCTTGCGCAGCATCATCGCTCAAGTGGAACAGATTTCGGGTATTGCTTATCACCCCCAAGAGGCCAATGCAGCAGCGTTTCGCGTCATTGCCGATCACTTACGCTGCCTCTCTTTTGCTATCGCCGATGGCGTCCAGCCTAGCAACGTCGATCGTGGCTATGTATTAAGAAAAGTCTTAAGACGTGCCGTCCGTTACGGACGTTTGCTAAAAATGGAAAAGCCTTTCTTAGCAGAGGTTCTTCCCCAGCTCGTATCGACCATGGGAAGCGACTATCCAGAGCTTGTTAAAGGACAAGAACGCATAGCAGAGATTTTAACGCTCGAAGAAGAGGCCTTTATCCGTACTCTGAAAAGAGGGGGTAACATCCTCAGCCAGATCATCGAGAAATCCCAGCAATCTGATCACATCATCTCGGGTGATGATGCCTTTAAGCTCAAAGACACTTATGGTCTGCCTATCGAGGAAATTCTCCTAATCGCAAAAGACTCCGAGCTGACAATCGATGAGCCGCGCTACCTTCAGTTAGAAGAAGAAGCCAAGCAGCGCTCTCGCAATGTGCATAAGGTCATCCATCAAATGGCTGGCGAAAACGTCTACGCAGATTTCGTCAAGCAGTATGGAGAGACCAAGTTTTCTGGCTATATCCATGACTCTGCCGAAGGATCCATTATCGGCCTCGTCGTCGATGGCGAATTCGTTCAAGAGATGCAAGAGGGGCAAGAAGGGCTTGTTTTCTTAACAGATACACCTTTTTACGCAGAAATGGGTGGACAAGTTGGCGATACAGGGCGTTTAGAAGGTCCGCAGCAAACGTTCATCGTTCAAGACTGCGTAGCCCCCTACAAGGGATTGGTTGCACACAAAGGCAAGCTCGAAAAGGGAACGTTGGTGGTCGGAGAGACTGTCACAGCATCGATTGATCGCAACCGCCGTCAAAAGATTGCCAATAATCACACGGCAACCCACCTGCTTCATTGGGCTTTGCATCGCGTGCTTGGCGAACACGTCAAACAGGCCGGTTCAGTCGTCGATCCTCTGCGCCTCCGCTTTGACTTCAGCCATCATAAAGCCCTTTCTTTAGAAGAGATTCGACAAATCGAAGACCTGGTCAACGAAAAAATTCGTGAAAATCTACCTGTCAAAGTGTATGATATCCGCTATGACGAAGCCCAAAAGCGAGATGACATTAAACAATTTTTCGGTGAAAAGTACGGCTCTAGCGTTCGCGTCATCGATATTGACTTTTCGAAAGAGCTTTGCGGCGGAACCCATACATCGGCTGTCGGCACTATCGGACTCTTCCGCATCGCCAAAGAAAGCAGCATCGCTGCTGGTGTTCGCCGTATTGAAGCCGTGACTGGGGCTGAAGCAGCTCTTTTGCAGCGCCAAGACGAAGACTCTCTGCTCAAACTCGCCCAAATCTTAAAAGCGCCAATCCATCAGATTCAAGAGCGCCTGGAAAAGTTGTTAGAAGAAAATAAGCAATTCACCAATGAATTGAAAGAAGCCAAAAAAGGGCAGCTCAACATTTTAGCTGAGAACCTGGCTTCCCAAGCCGAGAAGAAAGGAGAGCTCTCCTTCCTAGTCGCAGAAGCGCCTCTTTCCATCGAAGAGCTGCGCCTCTGCATAGATCTAGTGGCCGAGAAGTTGCCATCCAGCGTCATTGTCTTAGGAACTGCTCTGCCAGACAAGTGCCAAATCATGGTTAAAGTGAGCGACGACTGGGTCAAGCAAGGCCTGTCGGCGCACGATATCATCAAGACCGTGATGCCTCTCGTTGAGGGTAGCGGCGGCGGCAAGCAGCAAGCTGCACAAGGAGGAGGAAAAAATCCTCTGAAATTGCCAGAAGCCCTGCAAAGAGCCAAAGACTTTTTAACTGAAAAAGTCTCCAACCACTAG
- the mfd gene encoding transcription-repair coupling factor, whose translation MVLQSILKNERLLALEQALQHSNDIILVEELWNAPKSLVAAVAQQTTGKHILILTGASQEESRLFHDFAFFTNRPVVDFPSWETLPSENIPPSPDIVGERYKLLKEIQTSSEPHIILTSLQACLQRLISPASFQDLYLTLKPGQSPTFEGLIHKLLQMGYQRKFIASDKGEFAVRGGIIDIFPVSSPDPYRLEFWGDDLESMRIYDPVGQKSVKTVEKIDIAPAVELELLNQSAEQASILDYLGPQTIVVFDDLLALEDRYASLISLGAHNKFFSSIEDFLNQLASFQKLFWSQKPIEELSEVRQIDAKSQGYYSQKTPFHQLSFHMFNREWNVKRWRHPFNTIGDYLFSQEEGEPSSDEILFRLSSLPHDTCQLLFLCASELEESNLHERLKAASIHLPKHTSYQIGYLSSGFVVQDQDIVVLPLAELTHRYKIRRQKLRSTYHTSPSETYDLTPGEMVVHLNNGIGRYLGMEKRPNHLGIPSEFFTIEYAENAKLYVPFNQAHFITKYIGANEEIPKLHTLGSTRWKKTKENTERAILGYASELLKNYAERAIKEGFTYPEDTADFQTFEDEFPFVETEDQLAAIESIKQDMMSNKAMDRLICGDVGYGKTEVAMRAAFKAVTDGGKQVAVLVPTTVLAMQHFDNFIDRMANFPLNIGVLSRFRSPKQIRETLEGVANGSIDIVIGTHRIISEDVKFKDLGLVIIDEEQRFGVKAKEHLKKVKVGVDCLTLSATPIPRTLYMSLIGARDMSVINTPPQDRLPIKTIITEPTDQTIQNALLRELSRDGQAFVIHNRVESIHTVSARIKGLLPQAKILVAHGQMHADEIDATFHAFKSGQADILIATTIVENGVDIPNANTILIDRADHFGLAALYQLRGRVGRWNRRAYAYFLVPNLRVLPELSRKRLQALAEASGYGGGMKVAMRDLEIRGAGDILGLEQSGHVSSIGFHLYCKMLKRTIQALQGKIPSIISDIKIEFAVDARLPEEYVNEVSLRMEIYQRLGEAFSFEEVDAIWAEVQDRFGAAPEPALWLYHLTRIRVFASRQGFTLLKQEKLSLTIEKHKGKDTLVRKILMPKFKSPQELEKKVLAELEKTN comes from the coding sequence ATGGTTCTTCAAAGCATTTTAAAAAACGAGCGCCTCTTGGCACTCGAACAAGCCCTTCAACATTCCAACGACATTATCTTGGTCGAAGAATTATGGAACGCACCTAAATCTTTAGTTGCAGCTGTTGCCCAGCAAACCACGGGCAAGCATATTTTAATTCTGACTGGAGCGAGCCAGGAAGAGAGCCGTCTTTTTCACGATTTTGCTTTCTTTACCAATCGTCCAGTCGTCGACTTTCCCTCATGGGAAACGCTCCCCTCTGAAAACATTCCGCCAAGTCCTGACATCGTGGGGGAGCGCTATAAGCTATTGAAAGAGATTCAAACGTCTTCCGAGCCCCACATCATTTTGACAAGCTTGCAAGCATGCTTGCAAAGGCTCATTTCGCCTGCTTCTTTTCAAGACTTATACCTAACGCTCAAGCCCGGTCAAAGCCCAACTTTTGAAGGATTGATTCACAAACTTTTGCAGATGGGATATCAACGCAAGTTTATCGCCTCGGACAAGGGGGAATTTGCCGTGCGCGGGGGGATCATCGATATCTTCCCTGTCTCCTCGCCCGATCCTTACCGCCTGGAATTTTGGGGGGATGATCTGGAATCGATGCGCATTTACGATCCGGTAGGGCAAAAGTCGGTCAAAACGGTCGAAAAGATCGATATTGCACCCGCTGTAGAGTTAGAGCTTCTCAATCAATCGGCCGAGCAAGCCTCCATTTTGGACTATCTTGGGCCTCAAACGATAGTGGTTTTCGACGATCTTCTGGCTTTAGAAGACCGCTATGCTTCTTTAATTAGTTTAGGGGCTCATAATAAGTTTTTCAGTTCTATTGAAGACTTTCTAAATCAGCTAGCCTCTTTTCAAAAGCTTTTCTGGTCTCAAAAGCCGATCGAAGAGCTCAGTGAAGTGCGGCAAATCGATGCCAAAAGCCAAGGTTATTATTCGCAAAAAACACCTTTTCATCAGCTTAGCTTCCACATGTTTAACCGCGAATGGAACGTTAAGCGTTGGCGCCATCCCTTTAACACAATTGGAGACTATCTCTTCTCACAAGAAGAAGGGGAGCCAAGCAGTGATGAAATTCTTTTTCGCCTTTCTTCCCTGCCCCATGATACCTGTCAGCTCCTCTTTTTATGCGCAAGCGAACTGGAAGAATCCAACTTGCATGAGCGTCTCAAAGCAGCCTCTATTCATTTGCCCAAGCACACCTCTTACCAAATCGGCTATTTATCGAGCGGCTTTGTTGTTCAAGATCAAGACATCGTGGTCCTGCCGCTGGCTGAGCTGACTCACCGTTATAAAATCCGCAGGCAAAAACTTCGCAGCACCTACCACACCTCGCCTTCTGAAACGTATGATCTCACTCCAGGTGAAATGGTTGTCCACCTCAATAATGGGATTGGCCGCTATTTGGGGATGGAAAAAAGGCCCAATCATTTAGGCATTCCAAGCGAATTTTTTACGATCGAATATGCCGAAAATGCCAAGCTTTATGTCCCTTTCAACCAGGCTCACTTCATCACCAAATACATTGGAGCCAATGAAGAAATACCCAAGCTCCACACTCTTGGAAGCACTCGCTGGAAAAAGACTAAAGAAAACACTGAAAGAGCCATTTTGGGCTACGCCTCTGAGCTTCTCAAAAACTATGCAGAGAGAGCTATCAAAGAAGGCTTTACTTATCCAGAAGACACAGCCGACTTCCAAACTTTTGAGGATGAATTCCCTTTTGTAGAAACAGAAGATCAATTGGCAGCCATAGAAAGCATTAAGCAAGATATGATGTCAAATAAGGCCATGGATCGGCTCATCTGCGGCGATGTAGGCTATGGCAAGACAGAAGTTGCCATGCGCGCCGCTTTTAAAGCGGTAACGGATGGAGGCAAACAAGTTGCTGTCTTAGTCCCCACAACCGTTTTGGCCATGCAGCACTTCGACAACTTTATCGATCGGATGGCAAATTTTCCGCTCAATATTGGCGTTCTATCCCGATTTAGGTCCCCAAAGCAAATCAGGGAAACGCTAGAAGGGGTTGCCAACGGCTCTATCGACATTGTCATTGGTACCCACCGCATCATCAGCGAGGACGTCAAATTTAAAGATTTAGGCCTTGTCATCATCGACGAAGAGCAGCGCTTTGGAGTCAAAGCCAAGGAACATCTCAAAAAAGTCAAGGTTGGCGTCGACTGCCTGACACTATCTGCTACGCCTATTCCGCGTACGCTTTACATGTCGCTGATTGGTGCAAGAGACATGTCGGTCATCAATACACCGCCTCAGGACCGCCTTCCAATCAAGACGATCATCACCGAACCGACCGATCAGACCATTCAAAATGCGCTCTTGCGGGAGCTTTCCCGTGACGGCCAAGCGTTCGTCATCCATAATAGGGTCGAATCGATTCATACCGTGAGCGCACGCATTAAAGGACTTCTTCCGCAAGCAAAGATTTTAGTCGCTCATGGGCAGATGCATGCTGATGAAATTGATGCCACTTTTCATGCCTTTAAAAGCGGACAGGCCGATATTTTAATCGCCACCACCATTGTGGAAAATGGAGTCGACATTCCCAATGCCAACACCATTTTAATCGATAGGGCCGACCACTTCGGGCTGGCAGCACTCTATCAATTAAGAGGGCGTGTCGGCAGATGGAATCGAAGAGCCTATGCCTACTTTCTCGTCCCCAATTTAAGGGTCTTGCCAGAGCTTAGCCGCAAACGTCTGCAAGCCTTGGCAGAAGCAAGCGGCTATGGTGGAGGAATGAAAGTTGCCATGCGCGATTTGGAGATTAGAGGCGCTGGAGATATTTTAGGATTGGAACAGTCGGGGCATGTGTCATCTATTGGTTTCCACCTCTATTGCAAAATGCTCAAGCGAACCATTCAAGCCTTGCAAGGCAAGATTCCAAGCATCATCAGCGATATTAAAATTGAATTTGCCGTCGACGCACGCCTGCCAGAAGAGTATGTCAATGAGGTAAGCCTCCGAATGGAAATCTACCAACGCCTTGGCGAAGCTTTTTCATTCGAAGAGGTCGATGCCATTTGGGCCGAAGTACAGGATCGCTTTGGCGCGGCTCCTGAACCTGCCCTTTGGCTCTATCATCTCACACGAATCAGAGTCTTTGCCTCACGCCAAGGATTTACTCTGCTCAAACAGGAAAAGCTCTCTTTGACGATTGAAAAGCATAAAGGCAAAGATACTTTGGTGCGCAAAATCCTCATGCCCAAATTTAAATCACCACAAGAGCTAGAGAAAAAAGTATTGGCGGAACTCGAAAAAACGAATTAG
- a CDS encoding NADP-dependent oxidoreductase — protein MIANVSKTREVILASRPVGMPSEANFSLKEEPIREPLEGEVLIKTLYLSVDPYMRGRMREGASYITPFQLNQPLKGGGVGRVEKSRSHLLKEGDIVTGFFPWADYVTLPEDGLRKIDPQQAPISTALGILGMPGLTAYFGLFDIGKPKEGETVVISGAAGAVGSVAAQLAKIKRCRVVGIAGGGQKVRYLKDVLHLDAVIDYKAEDMGSALRASCPNGIDVYFDNVGGATTDHVLNHINKHARIVLCGQISTYNADKPELGPRNLLTLITHSALMQGFIVSDFAARFTEGLIKLGNWLNEGELRYEETVIDGLENLPKAFMGLFKGENLGKQLVKVD, from the coding sequence ATGATTGCGAATGTTTCAAAGACAAGAGAGGTTATTCTGGCTTCTCGTCCCGTTGGAATGCCAAGCGAAGCCAATTTTAGTTTGAAAGAAGAGCCAATTAGAGAGCCTCTTGAGGGTGAGGTGTTGATCAAGACGCTGTATCTATCGGTCGATCCATATATGCGTGGCCGCATGAGGGAAGGAGCTTCTTACATCACTCCATTTCAACTCAATCAACCCTTGAAGGGAGGTGGCGTTGGGCGGGTGGAAAAGTCGAGGAGCCATCTTCTAAAAGAAGGAGATATTGTCACGGGCTTTTTTCCCTGGGCTGACTACGTCACCTTGCCTGAAGATGGGCTTCGCAAGATTGATCCTCAGCAGGCGCCCATTAGTACGGCTTTAGGGATTCTTGGCATGCCGGGTCTAACGGCGTATTTCGGCTTGTTTGACATTGGTAAGCCCAAAGAAGGGGAGACAGTTGTTATTTCTGGCGCTGCGGGGGCGGTTGGGTCGGTTGCAGCTCAATTGGCTAAAATAAAAAGATGCCGGGTTGTGGGCATTGCGGGAGGCGGCCAAAAGGTCCGCTATCTGAAAGACGTACTGCATCTTGATGCCGTCATCGATTACAAAGCCGAAGACATGGGATCTGCTCTCAGAGCGAGCTGTCCTAATGGGATTGATGTTTATTTTGACAATGTAGGAGGAGCTACGACCGATCATGTGCTCAATCACATCAATAAACATGCACGCATAGTGCTTTGTGGGCAAATCTCTACGTATAATGCTGACAAACCGGAGCTCGGTCCTCGGAATTTATTGACGCTGATTACTCACAGCGCCTTGATGCAAGGCTTTATTGTTTCGGACTTTGCAGCGCGCTTTACAGAAGGCCTTATCAAGCTTGGAAATTGGTTAAATGAGGGGGAGTTGCGCTACGAAGAAACGGTCATAGATGGATTGGAGAATCTTCCCAAGGCTTTCATGGGGCTGTTTAAAGGAGAAAATCTAGGCAAGCAGCTTGTGAAAGTTGACTGA
- a CDS encoding SIMPL domain-containing protein: MKQQHLLICLSIATCLIATSGHAKDIDDTSKLTVRGEATIYKPADQVELNVSVVTQDPDSKKAVQANNEKMRKVIDQLDGSGLTSKEYQTGQFNIQPIYHYPSPKEDSKEGPTITHYEVTNTIKIKTQKLDLIEKIIGVAVQSGANRLNQINFDLADPQQFRDEVIQLAARHAFADANSLAQAAQVRLVRVLDLALDSNQHYPVPRMMMAKAEYAAGSYDAPIEAGQVELKASVNVVFEIDGKK, encoded by the coding sequence ATGAAGCAACAACACCTATTGATTTGTTTGAGTATAGCGACTTGTTTAATCGCTACAAGCGGTCATGCCAAGGATATTGACGACACTTCCAAATTGACTGTCAGGGGAGAGGCGACGATCTATAAGCCAGCCGATCAAGTCGAGTTGAACGTTTCGGTTGTCACGCAAGATCCCGACTCTAAAAAGGCGGTGCAAGCCAATAATGAGAAAATGCGCAAGGTTATCGACCAGTTAGATGGGAGCGGCCTTACCTCTAAGGAATATCAAACCGGGCAGTTTAACATTCAGCCCATTTATCACTATCCAAGTCCCAAAGAAGATTCGAAAGAAGGGCCGACCATTACTCATTATGAAGTGACTAACACCATCAAAATTAAAACGCAGAAGCTCGATTTGATTGAGAAAATCATTGGTGTTGCCGTGCAATCGGGTGCCAACCGTCTCAATCAGATCAATTTTGATCTGGCCGATCCCCAACAATTTCGCGATGAAGTGATTCAGCTGGCTGCCAGGCATGCTTTTGCCGATGCCAATTCGCTCGCACAGGCGGCGCAGGTGCGCTTAGTTCGCGTGTTAGATCTAGCCCTCGATTCCAATCAGCATTATCCGGTGCCCCGGATGATGATGGCCAAGGCCGAGTATGCGGCTGGTTCTTACGATGCACCCATTGAAGCGGGGCAGGTCGAATTGAAGGCTAGCGTCAATGTCGTCTTTGAGATTGATGGGAAAAAATAA